The following nucleotide sequence is from Vitis vinifera cultivar Pinot Noir 40024 chromosome 14, ASM3070453v1.
TTTTCACTTCTTAAACCCTTGCTCCATGCTTTCTTGTGGACTCAGGAGGTGAAGATGGTATTTATAAGCATTTCATGTTAGGGCAAGGGAGGCACCCAGACGAGAAGTGAGATCAACCGTCAGGAAAAAAAGTAGGAGAATCACACGGTAGAGAGATTTGGATGATATTTCTAccgttttattttcattttcaaatgtaaaaaaGTGTATGGTGATtttgatatttcaaaattattaaatatttttcttttatttaattatttttatatttaataaaaacatttttaaaaatacaatttcaaACATAAAGTTTAATCGTTGTATTCTACTTGTTTGATCTATTTCCCTATATTATAATAAGAACTGGGCCGAGCTGGGTTGGGTTGGGCCCAACAGCTTATATTCTAACCCTAATTTCCCTGCAATTTTGAAGTCGGGGAGAGAGGTTTTGAGCTTTTGGGGTGCAACCATGGCGACGATGCTAAAGTGCGCAGCGGACAATTTGAGGTGCAGGTTAATCAGTAGCAGAGGGCTCAGCCACCATGCGGCTATATCAGCGCCTTTGGGGAGGATGATGGACTGTACAACCGGACTACAGTTCGTTCTGCCTGAGTCAAACAATGAGTCACAGGAAGACCCCAAAATCGAATTACCCAATCCCTATTTTTCTGGTTCTATGGAGCTTATGGCTGTCCCAAAGAGAAAGGTCGGTTTTCTGTATCGATTGTTGGTTAGTTTAAGCATTTGGGTCTTTCAGATTTTAATCATTGACTTCTGGGTTGTCCTGTGATTAGGTTGTCATctcatttcaaaattgaattcgAGGTGTTTTTACTGTTTTGAGTATAGATTATACTGGTAGGAGGTGAGCAGGAAATCATTATAAAGTAAAGTTTCTGTATAATGTGATGTAGATTTTTTTTCGGGGTCGTGGGATGGCTGGTTAAGCGTTTGGGTCTTTCGAATTTTGAGCATTGATTGTTGGGGTGTCCAACGACTTGGCTTTTATATCGTTTCATAAGTGAATTTTGAGGTATTTTGCCCCTTCTGGATATTGACCATACTTGTAGTAAGTgggaagaaattaatataaattaaaggtTTTATGTGGTGTGTTGTTGATTTCATTCTTGGGTATTGATTGTTATCTGGTTTAAGCATATGGGTTTTCATATTTTGAGCATTGAAAGTTTTGTTGTCCAATGGCTTTACGTCCACCCTATTTCAGTAGtgaattttgaattgtttttgcTTCTTTGAGTGTTGATTATGATTGTGGTAGGTGAGCAGGAAATAAGTCATTGAGTATAAATCAAAGGTTCTGTCTAATGTgttattgatttctttttttggtgtCAATTGCTGGCTGATTTATCATTTGGGGATTCCATATTTTGAGCACTGATTGTTGGGTTGTCCAATGATCTGGATTTAATCTGGTGTCAGCAGTGAATTTTGAGGTGTCTCCTTTGAATATTGATTATACTGATGTTCAGTGAGCGGGAAGCGAGTATAAATTAATATACTGAAAAAATCATATTAGTTTAAGAGCTTGTGTAATACATGCATAATAAATCTAAATCTAGAAAATGAAATCTTGAATTAGAATTCCCGGGATGGATGAGCTAACATGCGAAATCTTGATATCTAGACCTATAATGAGAGAAGGAATGCAATATTTTATCGGAAAAT
It contains:
- the LOC100264586 gene encoding uncharacterized protein LOC100264586, encoding MATMLKCAADNLRCRLISSRGLSHHAAISAPLGRMMDCTTGLQFVLPESNNESQEDPKIELPNPYFSGSMELMAVPKRKVSRHKRGIRNGPKALKPVPVIIRCKSCGRVKLPHFYCCSGDRGGSGEGN